The Hevea brasiliensis isolate MT/VB/25A 57/8 chromosome 1, ASM3005281v1, whole genome shotgun sequence DNA segment AGCATCTCATTCACCATTTGTTCAGTAGCATCTTTTTGAAATGCTGCATACTTATAAGGGCAAATATTGACAGGAGATGCCCCTTCCTTTAGAGGAATTTTGTGATCATGGCATCTTTTAAGAGGTAGACCCTTAGGCTCTGCAAATACATCATCATATTCAAGTAGCAGTTGTTGAAGTGCAGGCCACTTTTCCACAAGTATGGTATCTGTTGCATATAGTGACATTGGATTTGTCACTACTAATTGCATGGATGCAAGTTGGTGTTGTTTGTACATGAGAACATTCAATCTTTTCTCGTCAATCATTTGTAATCTTCCAAAGCCTTCCCCTTTTAGGGGACAAACTCTATTGTGTATGTGAAATTTCATCTTCAATGTAGAAAAATTCCATGTGATCTCACCCAAAGTTTGCAACCATTGTGTTCCCAAGATAAGGTCATAGTTTTCAAGAGGCAAAATAAACACCTTTGCTTCAAAGTAATTGCCCTGCATAATTCTTACATTTAGCCATACACTGTATGTTTTACCTGTTTGCCACCTCTACCAACACACCACTTACTGACAACATGACTACCCATAAAGTTATGGGTACTGCCTGTGTCCACAAATATTTGCAGCTTTAATTTTCCACTATTGCCCCTGATACACATAGAGTTCCATGTAAAGCACTTAGAGACAACTATAATTCTTACCTAGATTCCTCTCCCACCATATCATCTTCATCTTCGCCCTCATCAATAATGACTTGCATCACAAATGATTGTCATTTTTTACATTTATAGcctaataaaaatttttcatcaCACCAAAAGCAAAGTCCCTTTTCTCTCTTTTCAATGATTTGCTTACTTATCTATTGTAGTTTTGGAACATTAGGTAGTGGTAGGATCCCAGTCTGATCTTTAGGGACAATAGATTTGCTACCAGCAGAAATTTGACCGAAATATGAGCTAACATGTAGCGATGCAAAGCTGGTTTTATCCACAAGTTTAGTTTTATTGTGTCGTATTGCTACTGTCATCTCCTAAAGTCTCACAATGGAATAGGCCTGCATATGCCacccaaaattcttacatttagcCATACACTGCATGTTTTGCCTGTTTGCCACCTCTACCAACACACCATTTACTGACAACATGACTACCCAAAAAGTTATGGGTACTGCCTGTGTCCACTAATATTTGCAGCTTTAATTTTCCACTATTGCCCCTAATACACATAGAGTTCCATGTAAAGCACTTAGAGACAACTATAATTCTTACCTAGATTCCTCTCCCACCATATCATCTTCATCTTCGCCCTCATTTTTTACATTTATAGCCTGGTGAAAATTTTTCATCACACCAAAAGCAAAGTCCCTTTTCTCTCTTTTCAGTGATTTGCTTACTTATCTGTTGCAGTTTTGGAACATTAGGTAGTGGCAGGATCCCAGCCTGATCTTCAAGGACAATAGATTTGCTACCAGCAGAAATTGGACTAGAATATGAGCTAACAGCTATCGATGCAAAGCTGGTTTTATCCACAAGTTTAGTTTTATTGTGTAGTGCTGCTACTGTTATCTTCTAAAGTCTCACAAGGGAATAGGCCTCCGAAAAAGATTGTGGCTTAAACATTCAGACGGGCATCTGCAACTCATCCACTAACCTTGACAACAAAAAAACTTAGAGCTTGATCTTCACATATACCAACTTTAGGATACAGAATATCAAAAGTATCCAAATATTTATGCAAGGTACCCGTTtgcttcaatttttttaaatctGATAATTAGTCATAAAAAACTTGGGCACCAAATCTAGCCCTCAACCCATGCATATAATCCTCCCAATTCTCGTTAGCCCCAACTCCCTTGGTTCAGATATATCCCTGATGCCATTGCACAGccttcccatccaagtgcattgGTCTCTATTTCCCATCAGAgtcctagtaatttcaaagtaatAATTGACTTTAATCGACCATGATTCAAGATCTTCCCCATCAAAATGAGGGAAATCCAATTTTGGAAACTTAAACTAAGATGGATTAGATTGAGTGAGAATACTGTTAAAGTGCTCACTAGGTTGAGAAGTGTTGATTAGTGTTTTATTAAAAATCAATTCATTATATTGGAGACTTATGCCTGCCATAAGAGTTTTGAGCTCATGTGTGGCTTGATTAGTGCTTGTTTCAGTCTCTTTGCATAGCTCTGTCTACTTTTGCTTAATACGATCCTCCATTTCCCTCATCATTGCAACAAGCTCCCTACGCATTTCTTGTCCTCTTGTATCATCTGCCATGTTTGTTAAGATCGTAGCTCTGATACCATTGTTACGATCTGTGTTATTTTagagaaaaaatagaaaaaatcagaagaaaagaaagagagactcatagaagaaaagagaagaaagagagactcataaaagaaaagagaatTTCAAGTGAGAGAGAGAATTCTTATGCATATCACAGACCTAAACAGTAGGGATTACAATTATACGATTATTTATACTAGAGGCTCTAACAAATAGCCTAACCAATTCCAACTCATTCCCTAACAATTTTTAATCCCACTCCCATCACAACAGCATTTCATCTGTTACTGGTGTTGGTTCCCACCTCCATCAAATGCACCGTTTTCATCACAATTCCTAAAAGTAACCTTTTGTCACCCTTAGGTTTAATGGTGAATTAGAAATCAAGTCAATCCAGTATACTTTATTACGATACTAGACTAGCTATTACTTGTTGGACAAATAGCTTTTTCTTCAagttttgttaaaatttaatttaatttaatttgtttgattgatcattatcctttttttttcaataaattatttaatttagttaaattaattctAACTTTTAAGAAAGTAGGTAATTTCAGtaaaataaaacttttatttgGTAGTATTTTAACTCAATGAAACTCATAGAAAACTGTTAAAAGAGACAATTTTCAAGCTAAAAGCTTAACAATCATGGACTCTTTTAAGACAACTATCCAACAGGGAAACTTGTAAGCATCTCTATTTTTTGTTCTTTTTCTGTTCTTTCTACtttctttttttattctttttatatgtaatttttcAAAAAGTATTACTGATATAATTTTTTGCTTTTTTTCTTACAAGTAAGGGTAAAAGAGTTATATTTTTGCAGAAATAGTGGGTTTGCAGTAAACCTAtctcaattgaaaaaaaaaaagccccCTTAAACTTGGGTTAGGTTATGaattttgaatataattaacATTAACAATCCATTCAAGGGGCCAGTAAGGGATATCACCCTTACTGTTTGAGTTTTTTATGTTGTACATTCCCCGAACTCGTTTTTATaagtattaattaaatataaaatatatattcaaaaaatgatataataaaatataataaattaaaaatatttttatggcactaatgttataaaaatttattaaatataaaatgggaaacgaagagctttaatatttcacattatttatatcataataaaataataaaaattattttgaggcCCAATAACtaaaattgtatatatatatatataaaccttaAAAGGGGTGGGGTGGCTATGGCTTCCATTTGTCCCCTTCCATTCGCCCCTTGATTTTGAGTTTTGAGAAGCTTTTTTTTTTATACCTAATTTCTTGGGAtatctaaatatatatatattcttctattaatttaaattgtgttgtattaatataaaataattaacaacTATTTACATGTgataattgcaaaaaaaaaaaaaaaaaactaagattTTGCTACTTTATCAAATAATTGTGACTTGAGTaactagtggtgctaataatttattatattagtaTGTTAGcttaaattatttgaattattttttttattttttttatcttattattttttatatcttaaaaagcatataaaattttctttatttattgtgttatacaattttaatatattaaattttatttttcataaatataaataaatttattactctgaaatttttaatcttaatatatcttttttaataaaatgttattattatttcaaatttcgattaaaagttttaaattaaaatttaaattattttttacaaaattaCATATTGAAATTTagctatatttattttaatagttatttataaatatatcaaaaaattaattataataatatgttaatatttttaagaaattatatttaaaatataatatatacttaaaaatatactaattaaactttaatttaattaaatcttAAATTCTTACTCTTTGCCTTCACCGATTCAATTATcagattaaatttcaaaaccttgATTTTAACACAACCTTGATTTAATAGATTAACATattctattaaataaaattaaaagaaacaaattgaattgaaaatttatttaagaaTGAAATTAAATTCTCATGAAAAAGTTGAGGGATGAAATAAGCCTTTAGACTCTAATTAATAGAGATTTTAGAGATGTCAGCGAGATTCCAAAGTTGACACTTGATAacgccttcttttttttttttttatttctctcatTTAATCTATTTTTTATGGGGATCCCTTATATCCCTTTTACAATCCACAGAAAATTTATTGCTTTGCATCAACAGTGTCTTCTCCTAAAAAACCTGAGTTCTCCCCTTATAAAGTGCAATTGACCTTACTAACACTTCCTTGGTCTAGTTTAATCTGAATTACCCTAACATcaaccttttcttttttttcctcttttaaatCCTTGATCATACCTTTATGATGTTTCTCAGATTTTCCAGGATTCTTGTTACAAGGTAAAGACAAACTTGGTTGCTCCAAACAAAATCTTCGGTGAATCACTGAAATGCAGGCACAGCCAATAGAATCTTGATGAGTCTTAGCTTTATACATTTATATGTATACATACCCTGCATGCATTATGTGAAAAGTGGGAAGAGAGGATAGAAATCAGAAAATTAGAGGGAAGAAAATTTCACAGAAAGGTGAAATGGGCCCAAGAAAGAGAAAAGGCAATATCATGTTTCACAATCcaaagaaaacaaagagaatCAAAGAGATCTTGGCAATGGACGAGGGCAGGTCCACCCTTTTCACTATTTCTCTGTGGTTTGAAAACGAAGGCATGTATATGCTCATCATGTGCTCCTGTAAATCCAAgaacaagaaaatgcactaaaggCAAAGGCCTAGTGGTCCCCTGTTTATAGCCGCAACCCAACACCTCCTTTCTTTATTATTCATCAAGACATGGATTTTTGGGAAGGTATACATGTCtgtttgaaagaaaaaaaaaagtacacCAATGAGCTTCAATTTAGTAATACTAGATTCATCTACAGAGTTTTAAAATCTTGAGTTCGAATCTCTGTCTGTGTCACTTATAACAAAAATAAGAGGTGCTCACTAGTACTAGAATCATTTCTAAAAATATGAGATTTTAAGATCAGATTTACAATCGAAACCAATTATACATATAAAAAAGCATTTACATGGGAAAGTTGAGGTTTCTTATCTTGCATAGCAATTTCGTTTGGCTACCTAAACCATTGCCCAAATAATGTGAAGATTGTAACCTCCAAATCCTACCAAGAAAAGAGAACAAGATGTCATTGTTTTTTCACTTAATCCCTACAAAATACCATGGAgattaatcatttttttttatcttatcccagaaatttgggttagatttgtCTTGGAAATAAGGAAACAACCCAACAAGCTAGCAAATATCCACTGGAATAAAGTTCCCTGTCGTGCTTACTGCCATCGAATTCATATTTATACTTGCAAAAGTTACCCATGACACCATTTCAATTCATACTTCTCTACTTTGTTAAAAAAGTTAGCGGTTATACTTTCAAATGTGTAAGAGCGTAAAATAAATACACAACATTTTTTATTGTGTAATCAGTCTGTCTAAATaccttaaaaaaatattatatataatggTGAATTACACATCAAATGATTTAAAATGGAATTGAAGAGctaaaatattaatcaatttgTTTAATctaatttggccacccaaaattttaGATGGGAAGAATAATGGCAAAATGACCAATTTGACCCTTATACTTATTTGAAAgtttaatttggcttattattAGGTACACCAGGAGCACTAAAAAATAGTGCTCCTTCTCTCACAGAAAGTGGGTCCTTCCTATTATATAGGAAGTGGGTCCCACATGATTGTGAGAGAAGGTGTATGTGCACCGGGTGCACCTAATAATTCCTCGTTTAATTTAgcatatttttaactttttatctaaattagtctagaagttttaatttaaattcaatttagctcaaaaattaaaatttatgggctaaatttcttattttaaataaaaaatcaagaagtttaattttttttattttagaattaaatttcttaatttaagcttaaaaattaagaggtttaatttcttaattttctatatttttgagtttaaattgaaaaatttaaattaaattaaattaaatattaaaaatagctAAATTAAACTTTTCGAATAAATACAAAGTGTAATCGAGCTTCAAGCAAAGAATAGTTGAAGGAGATGAAACTTTTGCGCACATATCTAATTTTGTAATGGACAGAATAGACTTAGCTTAGGAAGACCTCTGTTTTATATGCAGTCCAAGACAATAGGTCTCTTAATTGaccaaaaagaatattaaatataggctgcatttatttatttttatttttattttttttgtactttttcaattccaaaaagtactctctcttttttttttttatgaaaaatatcatTACCCAGATATCTGTTTTTGCCACAAAGCCCTTAATTTTTGTGATAGCATGCCCTTTCTTTGGTCACTCAAATGAGTAGTTAATGTACTAGCATTAATTGCATAGCGTTCATAACTGGAATTGCCCAAGTTGGAAATTGGTGTTTTGAGCTTTCAGAAACAGGCTCTTGTAGTTATGCATAGACTTGGCAAAGACGTTAGAGCTTGGGTAATAGAGGATATGTCACCCACTTTCTTGCTTTAAATTAACATGAAAATTTACTTGTTTATACCAACGTTATCAGATATATTTCCTCAGATATATCTAGCAAAGAAGCTTGTTGAATCGGGGAAGTTTTATAATACAACCGTTGTATATATAACATTTTATTAAAGAAGAAACACTATGCCATTAAATATCCATAAAATATGTATTTGCATAGCAAAAACTAAGATATTTGAAGGAAAGAAACTACACATAATATTGACCAAacgttaattaaatataatttggaTGGTTGCTAGGACATGAAAAACATTTTGATGAATTCATGCTCCTTATTCCTCCATTTGTGGTTAATTATCAGTGTCTCAATCAGTATAAATATTATTCTGTCCTAAGAGGGAGCTCAAATGGTCCACCTATAAACTCCATTTCCTCTGGCCTCAATTGAACCTTTGTCACTCAGGTTTATCCAACAGAGGGACAACTTGCGCCACTGGACTACAAGGATTCACTTTCCTGGATACTGCAATATATGCAATCCCATCGTAGCTATTTTTCCACATCTCAATTACACGTTTTGGCTTTGTTTTACTCTTGCACTTTTTGTCTTTCTACAATGGGAATGACAAGAAGACGTGTTTAGAGATATATAGGAATCGAACTCGAAACTTTACGGTCTCGGAGAGGATTCCATTGATTTAAGGGGTGATATTACTTAGCTACTAATGGAAAGCAACTTAGCTATGTATCCTTTCCTTCATCGATTTTAACCTGCCTTGCCCCACCAATGCTTTAAATTTCCTTCAACCCAAATTCTTTTGTCCCCTCCTCTGTCGCAATCGACATTTTTGGTGTAACAAAAGATCATTGTAGTGTGATTGCTATATACATTGTTAGAAAAGGAAGGATTTGATGTTAATAGCTTTGATTTTATTCATACTATGTCATTGCAAGTGTACATACAAATATATACGGTATGTACTTAGAGAAGAAAAAGAATCAGGATCAAAGGCATTTTAGAATAATCTCTCTTCcaagaatggtataaaatcaagATATACCCATTCACATCTCCATCTTCAGCAGATTGCTAGCTTCAATGGTGCCTGCCAAAATTAGTGTAACATCTTTTAGAATGAATATATTACTCTTACTAGATAATGGAGGGCAGAGGAATTTAGGAACAGGGAAAAAAATCTTTATTATATCATTAAGCTTTTTAGATTAAAAGCTAGTATGATTAACAATCATAATCATCAAGATTATTTGATTGCGAGAATCATACAGTACCTAGAGGGACCCATTtctatgccaccaattgggaatAAATGGCCATTATGTCTTTATACAGTCAATATGTTTTGCATCTTTGATTGCTTCCTCTTTAAAAAGAAAATAGTTGAGAAAATTATAGTCATTGAAAAGATCACTGGTTTTGATCATTTAGAAGAAAAGATAGAAAGTTCCCTGTGACCAGCTTTTCTTCCTTCATTTCAATCACAAACAAAACaatgatatttattttttatttttcctaaaGCAAAATCATTAGCATTGGTGGGGAAAAATTGGGTCTCCATCACTGGCAGTTAAACCCACTTTGCTTTATTTTTAGCCTTATGAAAATTATCAAAAAACAAATAAAGTGAAGATTGACAAGACATGTTAACTCTAACTGTAAATGGCTGAGTTGGGAAGGATGTTGATCTACCTTGCTCAAATGCTACGTTGTAAAGATTTTGTAGATCAGCATCCCACGTTGATGAGGGCTGAATATGCTgcaataattaaaatgaaattatgaTCTAGACAAGGTAAATTATACCATGTGAAATTAGAGACAAATATAAGAAACACCAAGCGTATATAAGACTTTACAGTGAAGCAAGAAGAGTCAAGGAACATTTCAGGGATTGATCGAGGAGAACTGATGGTTCTTCTAAGCCCCATATCAGGAGGATTTATCCCCACATCCAATCCGCAACATGTCACTAGCTGTTGTTGTTGCTGTTGCTGTACTTGATTAAATTGAAGATAGGCACGATTAGTCATATCTGACGACATCCCAGAAGCTGGAAAATTGGTCGCCCAAGCAGGAAATGCCTGCTGATTGATACAAGAAGTGTTCAGTGTAACACTACAAAGTTACCAGTACTTAAAAGTTTTCAAAAGTTTTGCTTGAACTTGGTGAAATGATTCTTTACCTCTTTGGCAAATAAGTTATCAACGTTAAAGTCAAGCCTCGGATTGACAGCAGCTAGTTTCATGGACAAGAACTGTTGATGGAACATATCATCAAGACTCAATCAAGAATTTTAGATATATGCAAGTAAATGAATGTATCTGAACAAGGGTAATTAATTACCTCTACTTGTCGTTGAAGAGATTGAACATAGTTAATGATTTCGTCAAGCATGCCTGCCTTTCCTGTGATTTTGTTGCATCCTGGCACCAAATCTTGCAGATACTTCATTCTCTCGCTAATTTTTTCCCTTCTGACCTGTAAAACTTATATATATGAGAAAGGATAGCTTaaagaaaatcaatggagggctATGCCTAAAGAAGGTCCCTTCCTACTCACTCTTTCAGCTAAGCTATGGCTATCGGTGGCTTGACCCCTACGTGCCCGGACATGAATGTAATCTGGCTTTTGAACCTCAGTTACTTTTGAATTATCCTTGGAAGtctctgcagaattttctttgTTACTGTTTTTGCTGGTGCTACTGCTTTTGTTATTTTTTTGTGTGTTCTTTGACTCTCCATCCTCTGGACATCCTTTGATCCTTTTGCCCCTGCTGTCATCTTCTGCAACAACCTATACATGCCCAGAAAGATTCTTTCGGTACTAggcagaacaaattaaaccaAGCAATACCATGCGTCCTTTAAGATCCTGTTGCTTCTTAATTACACAATATTATCTAATAGAGCTTGtcatgagaaaaatattgaataatGCAAGCTAAAAAAGAGCCGAGCACCCAGTACAGAGTGAAATCAAGAACCAAATTTTTTTTGAAAGAAAAAGagcaaagaaagaaaagaaagtgaaaaagaTGAATAAAGAACTTTGCGCAGAGGTTTAAAGGAACATGTTAATTAAGCACACTAAAACACACCTTTGTGCTATTCTGCACTTTATCAACCTTTCTCTTCTTCAAACACTCTCTGGCAACGCCAGAATTCAACTTCTCTGACAAAACAGGCTCTCTGCCTTCGGCCAGAACCTTAGCATTCGTCGCAGGTGCCACCACAGCTGGTGGACAGCTAGAAGTACTAGAAATAGCGCAATTGACATCAAAACCGGACCCATTATAATTCCCATATCCACAAGGGCCAAACCCCACCAAATCAGACCAGCCATTATCCATCAAAGAAGGGTCAGGCTTCACAGACCGGGTCACGACCTCACCTAGATCACCTTGAAAGCCCTGATGCTGTTGCTGCAACTGAAACACCCCACTCAAATCACCAAAAAAACTctgttgctgctgctgctgttgtTGTTCTTGTTGCCATTTAAAGCGAGCCCTTTGTCTCTCAAGCACTGTCATGTCCGTACTGTGCAGCATCTCGGGCAACAATGCTCTATTCATGGTCCCGAACAACCAAGCGATGGAGAGGTACAAAAGCCAAAAGAAAGAGAAtgagacacacacacacaaaagaaAGAACACAAAGGTTAAAGATTAGCAGTGGTTGGTTGCTGCTAATGTACGCGGGGAGGGAAAGTGAAACTAGTAGCAGTTCAGTTTTGTAGTGTGAGAAACAGTAGTGACACGAGTCATAGACGAAGTACATACACTGTTGCAGATGTGGGCATGTATGGATACGTGTGTGAGGAAAGGGTATTTAGATATTGGAGGTTTCAGGTTTCGAGTGGAACCAAAAGAGAGAAGGAAAGAGGAAATAATGTGAAGGGTAAAGGGAGAGAGAGGGAAGCGCGGGGTATATATAAATGGCTGAGAAAAGGTGGCCGGAATCTGACAACTGCTGGCCGGGGTtattgtgagagagagagagagagagaggggcaaCTGGGGCAGAGAGCCATCGAATGTATCCATAACCAGAGGCCGTGGGAGATGGGTCCCACTGACATGACCGCCACGTGGGTGTGTCCAAGCACCAGAAAACGGCGCAGGGTTGGCGTGCCTTGGGGTAATCCTTCGTGACGGGGTTTGGTAATAGCAGTcaaatacatacatacatacaacaCAAATGTTATACAAAAACTTTGCTATTCAAcaagaatatttttttttttatttgactcTTATAAGATTTAGGCTGCATTTGTCtcacttaaaaaataataataataataattaagtattaaattttaaaaaggaagtaatttttttttaatttaaagagtattttttattaaaaaaataattttttataattttttttgttagataataaaaaatattatttttcgtgAAACAATCAtaacaataaaattaaaaatttttataaatttaaaaacaaCTTAAATGTAACTAAATTACGTTAAATAGTTTATTAGAGCAAAaaggaaaatatatttttttaatttttaaaatttaatacttataattatgaataattttaaattaataaacatATATTAAGATTAAAATTTTCATTGGATCCAAAAAGTTGATTAATAACGTCCACATGACCAACAATCTCTCACTTAATAGCCCTTGAAGTTTCAATTCAGTAACTtgttctaataccaattgaatgaTTTCCAATGGATTACTCATCTTTATAGATGCCTCAACTTGAGtgcatttaatttattaaattgagatagtttttaatatttaataatcttATTTTATAGATAActaaaattcttatttaaataaaaaattattaaaattgtttttaaattaatttattataaaattaatttaaatactttgatttctttattgataaattatatatatttttaaaaagatAATAAATTATAGATAAAAAGTAAATTCATGAAAGAAATTAATATATTGATAAATCTAAATCATATAGTCACCTTATGTAATAGAGTACATTATTTAGTATTTCCAtggtttatatataaattatctaTCTAACTATAATATCTAGTTATAATCTATATATAgtctaataaataaatataaaaatacaaaGGTGAACAATTAAATTGACTGAATT contains these protein-coding regions:
- the LOC110664811 gene encoding transcription factor bHLH63 isoform X2, with amino-acid sequence MNRALLPEMLHSTDMTVLERQRARFKWQQEQQQQQQQQSFFGDLSGVFQLQQQHQGFQGDLGEVVTRSVKPDPSLMDNGWSDLVGFGPCGYGNYNGSGFDVNCAISSTSSCPPAVVAPATNAKVLAEGREPVLSEKLNSGVARECLKKRKVDKVQNSTKVVAEDDSRGKRIKGCPEDGESKNTQKNNKSSSTSKNSNKENSAETSKDNSKVTEVQKPDYIHVRARRGQATDSHSLAERVRREKISERMKYLQDLVPGCNKITGKAGMLDEIINYVQSLQRQVEFLSMKLAAVNPRLDFNVDNLFAKEAFPAWATNFPASGMSSDMTNRAYLQFNQVQQQQQQQLVTCCGLDVGINPPDMGLRRTISSPRSIPEMFLDSSCFTHIQPSSTWDADLQNLYNVAFEQGTIEASNLLKMEM
- the LOC110664811 gene encoding transcription factor bHLH63 isoform X1, with the protein product MNRALLPEMLHSTDMTVLERQRARFKWQQEQQQQQQQQSFFGDLSGVFQLQQQHQGFQGDLGEVVTRSVKPDPSLMDNGWSDLVGFGPCGYGNYNGSGFDVNCAISSTSSCPPAVVAPATNAKVLAEGREPVLSEKLNSGVARECLKKRKVDKVQNSTKVVAEDDSRGKRIKGCPEDGESKNTQKNNKSSSTSKNSNKENSAETSKDNSKVTEVQKPDYIHVRARRGQATDSHSLAERVRREKISERMKYLQDLVPGCNKITGKAGMLDEIINYVQSLQRQVEFLSMKLAAVNPRLDFNVDNLFAKEQAFPAWATNFPASGMSSDMTNRAYLQFNQVQQQQQQQLVTCCGLDVGINPPDMGLRRTISSPRSIPEMFLDSSCFTHIQPSSTWDADLQNLYNVAFEQGTIEASNLLKMEM